From a region of the Dunckerocampus dactyliophorus isolate RoL2022-P2 chromosome 20, RoL_Ddac_1.1, whole genome shotgun sequence genome:
- the asb4 gene encoding ankyrin repeat and SOCS box protein 4, which yields MLESFIIVLCTCISNLLHAVRRVFVAELAGVANVGQRPSCQEVFMEDLSSKQVAVKQLKQQYLEALQANDAQEVLRILHTSKLDIDTVLEVDDPSMVLASYKQGYWLPGYKLEKSWAMGLHVCVMYNAVETALVLLQEGAAINRMPNGKTPLHVACEVSSADCVALLLAHGAKVNSLSLSGHTPLHYCITKESVECAKLLILKGAEVNAPSHNNEEDTPLHTAARFGVPELVALYLAHGASVDGLNSFQESALMTAAFWSFDPKEQTYSQDHHLVARLLLDHKADANLQEEDHKTALHKAAWNCDHILMQMLLEAGADTRAMDINGCSPIQYLIKVTDVRHTALPEICYQLLLNYNAARIYPPQFHKVLQSCHDYPKVVEIMVNCYGRLKPTRKWRTAIPDDCYKRHKEFYDSLYAVCTNTPRSLLHLTRCAIRGSIGGSCERGVANLPLPSSMKSYLLLKPEGILY from the exons ATGCTTGAATCTTTCATCATCGTTCTTTGCACGTGCATTTCCAACCTCCTTCATGCAGTGAGGAGAGTATTTGTGGCTGAGTTAGCTGGTGTAGCTAATGTAGGCCAACGGCCCTCTTGTCAAGAGGTGTTCATGGAGGATTTGAGCTCGAAACAAGTGGCTGTCAAACAGCTGAAGCAGCAGTACTTGGAGGCCTTGCAGGCCAACGATGCCCAGGAGGTCCTCCGGATCCTGCACACGAGCAAGCTTGACATTGACACTGTGCTGGAGGTGGATGACCCCAGCATGGTCCTGGCTTCTTACAAACAAG GGTACTGGTTGCCAGGGTACAAACTGGAAAAATCCTGGGCGATGGGTCTTCATGTTTGCGTGATGTACAACGCTGTGGAAACTGCACTGGTGCTCCTTCAGGAAGGTGCTGCCATCAACCGCATGCCCAACGGGAAGACGCCATTGCACGTGGCCTGCGAAGTGTCCAGTGCCGACTGTGTGGCTCTGCTCTTAGCCCACGGCGCAAAGGTCAACAGTCTGTCACTGAGCGGACACACACCACTGCACTACTGCATCACCAAAGAGTCAGTGGAATGTGCCAAGTTGCTCATCCTGAAAG GTGCCGAAGTTAATGCCCCCAGCCACAACAATGAAGAGGACACACCATTACACACTGCAGCCAGATTTGGAGTCCCAGAGCTAGTGGCCCTCTATTTAGCCCACGGAGCATCTGTAGATGGACTCAATTCTTTCCAAGAGAGCGCCCTGATGACCGCTGCCTTTTGGTCATTTGACCCCAAAGAACAAACCTACAGCCAAGATCACCATCTTGTCGCCCGCCTCCTGTTGGACCACAAAGCAG atgCCAACCTTCAAGAGGAGGACCATAAAACTGCTCTTCACAAGGCAGCCTGGAACTGCGATCATATCTTGATGCAGATGTTGCTAGAAGCCGGAGCAGATACACGAGCCATGGACATCAACGGCTGCTCTCCCATTCAGTATCTCATCAAAGTGACTGATGTCAGGCACACGGCCCTACCTGAAATCTGCTATCAGCTGCTGCTCAACTACAATGCAGCTAGGATCTATCCACCACAGTTCCACAAG GTGTTGCAGTCCTGCCACGACTACCCCAAAGTTGTCGAGATCATGGTCAACTGTTATGGACGTTTGAAGCCCACAAGAAAGTGGAGAACTGCCATTCCTGATGACTGCTATAAG CGACATAAGGAATTCTACGACTCTTTGTACGCCGTTTGTACTAACACCCCTCGCAGCTTGCTGCACCTGACCAGATGTGCCATAAGAGGCAGTATAGGTGGCTCCTGCGAAAGAGGTGTAGCCAATCTCCCATTACCGTCCAGCATGAAGAGCTATTTGTTGTTGAAACCTGAGGGCATACTGTACTGA